A single Longimicrobium sp. DNA region contains:
- the thyX gene encoding FAD-dependent thymidylate synthase: MHIIRAPRVTLIARQQFIPPPHIRWESDSDVPGEALAEFAGRLCYLSFGEDSGLEGGHRTIAGRTTNEAYLGNILQVKHGSVLEHAVFTFLIEGVSRSLTHELVRHRAGMSYSQLSQRYVDESDIAFVIPPEIDEGTEAYRAWEQACEGSLQAYRRLLDEMTEMVGDSGPATMRKKRARQAARAVLPNCAETKLVMTGNARAWRHFVEMRGSATADVEIRRLAGAVLSRLRDEAPHIFGDMHLVPHNDGTATVETPNSKV; this comes from the coding sequence ATGCACATCATCCGCGCGCCGCGCGTGACTCTGATCGCGCGCCAGCAGTTCATCCCGCCACCACACATCCGCTGGGAGAGCGACAGCGACGTGCCGGGCGAGGCGCTTGCGGAGTTCGCGGGACGGCTTTGCTATTTGTCCTTCGGAGAGGACAGTGGCCTCGAAGGAGGACACCGCACCATCGCCGGGCGCACGACGAACGAGGCGTACCTGGGGAACATCCTGCAGGTGAAGCACGGGAGCGTTCTGGAGCACGCGGTCTTCACCTTCCTTATCGAAGGGGTGAGCCGCTCGCTTACGCACGAGCTCGTCCGACACAGAGCCGGCATGTCATACAGTCAGCTAAGTCAGAGATACGTGGACGAGTCGGACATCGCGTTCGTGATCCCCCCGGAGATCGACGAGGGCACGGAGGCGTACCGCGCGTGGGAGCAGGCGTGCGAGGGGTCGCTGCAGGCGTACCGCCGGCTGCTGGACGAGATGACGGAGATGGTGGGCGACAGCGGGCCCGCGACGATGCGAAAGAAGCGCGCGCGCCAGGCCGCCCGCGCCGTCCTCCCCAACTGCGCGGAGACGAAGCTGGTGATGACGGGGAACGCCCGCGCCTGGCGCCACTTCGTGGAGATGCGCGGCAGCGCCACCGCCGACGTGGAGATCCGCCGCCTGGCCGGCGCCGTGCTCAGCCGCCTGCGCGACGAAGCGCCGCACATCTTCGGCGACATGCACCTGGTGCCGCACAACGACGGCACCGCGACGGTCGAGACACCCAA